The following proteins come from a genomic window of Anopheles ziemanni chromosome 3, idAnoZiCoDA_A2_x.2, whole genome shotgun sequence:
- the LOC131288027 gene encoding ATP synthase subunit s, mitochondrial has product MVRVAAKFDPVSMAGAPLSRPFWGWVNMMFNRVDRSRLKKVGPDRLCAEWLLKNGAKAKFVKDHRTHVHFNALPHETLPVLMEELDGTDSGIMHIGFDHLEGLTRLRKVTLHNCVYIDDQALYKLKNVAGTLEELQISKCGNVTDHGLLCLKKLTKLQQLKTFELGYVKDLQQVEKQLKEALPECQFDMKP; this is encoded by the coding sequence ATGGTGCGAGTTGCCGCGAAATTTGATCCAGTATCTATGGCTGGAGCACCACTCAGCCGGCCATTCTGGGGCTGGGTTAATATGATGTTTAACCGGGTCGACCGCAGCCGGCTGAAGAAGGTAGGCCCGGATCGGCTCTGTGCGGAATGGTTGCTGAAAAACGGGGCGAAGGCAAAGTTCGTGAAAGATCACCGGACGCACGTGCACTTTAATGCCCTACCACATGAAACTCTACCGGTGCTGATGGAGGAGCTCGACGGAACGGACTCGGGCATCATGCACATCGGATTCGATCATCTCGAAGGTTTGACTCGGTTGAGGAAGGTCACGCTGCACAACTGTGTGTACATCGACGATCAAGCACtgtataaattgaaaaatgttgccGGTACTTTGGAGGAGTTGCAAATCTCGAAGTGTGGTAACGTTACCGATCATGGTTTGCTGTGTTTGAAGAAGTTGACCAAACTGCAGCAGCTAAAAACGTTCGAATTGGGTTATGTGAAAGATTTACAACAAGTAGAAAAACAGCTGAAGGAGGCACTTCCTGAGTGCCAGTTCGATATGAAACCATAA
- the LOC131284780 gene encoding KAT8 regulatory NSL complex subunit 3: MEHSYTRDFRLLESSQTASTRTLMVHRPPQCPSCHTHPHDERIDLEESYNPPIPSYNEESARRAMQESENIVGGGRNSVSDEDDWEEKVNKFGWSVQQFKLFDRVARLLDMDRLARLTNTEKQHEPVHRRTVIDKSVSRLRQALASVSWETRLTQWLHSLLMENLPPCYLAIYIDILQTLHAKLPMLVNKMVFCNPHNIGPDLLGPVLKKPWEPIVAHKNRKLPGQPYIVVVPSVPQFSQPTARQQKWFSLFATMASVIPIQTPPIKGSIEKQTLQSLAENMVATTRTKIQQVRTGAPNRSIILVGFDAGAALAIQIGLVETVSCVICLGFSYNTYNGVRGAPDDHIVDITSPVMFVIGQNSARSSQEEIEMLRSRMLAQTSLVVVGSADECLRVSKTKRKIDGVTQSMVENMVADEIAEFATNCLLSPPRQKKTGLPEPASNGPLSSSNVLVPLNDVESSVPRKRKTTTDVRKSSVKQSRQSSSRTAPKPLESQQAQEALDIAIQSILPSTPEKQVVPSVKKTSPIIAATSEDRADQTIKYEMHASGAQIVSGLASTPIPLPALKRDTSQTTGNVNVKLISNQLIQLKPNTGTTQKFYSVKSTHKPVVSVIGNSGNVGSVSDNITFSPPKFTIVRGPESEQSVDDQQQHSSPIKSPGNDLSQTNIFDLPIVFADNEGDNEPPAPVASITVVGGSPTTAGTSAEPQVTTIQAPRLVTLQGASAGTSAVLGKSNKIVLVNKGSLKPVDGTVTFPYVSGTKLNLPLGTATSTGTVGTIVSSGSNTGVKYTKLLLTKPLTPATGTISSGVVKNLGELFSRGKVEFINSSGVKQTGTPVTMQQGKYQPIVISTTGGNNLSQTGVTAQPEGSIITTSTGGNKIVIKTSPASVSAVRQLNRAQQQWKTGAMINDFIQN, translated from the exons ATGGAGCATAGCTATACGCGGGACTTCCGGCTGCTGGAAAGCAGCCAAACGGCGTCGACCCGCACGCTTATGGTGCACCGACCACCGCAGTGTCCGTCGTGCCACACGCATCCTCACGATGAGCGCATCGATCTGGAGGAGTCCTACAATCCACCGATTCCCTCATACAACGAGGAAAGCGCCAGACGGGCAATGCAGGAAAGTGAAAACATTGTCGGTGGCGGTCGGAACTCGGTGTCGGATGAGGATGACTGGGAAGAAAAAGTCAACAA ATTTGGATGGTCCGTGCAGCAGTTCAAATTGTTCGATCGTGTTGCGCGCCTGCTGGATATGGACCGTCTGGCACGGTTGACTAATACCGAGAAACAACACGAACCCGTACACCGTCGCACGGTGATCGATAAGTCGGTCAGCCGGCTCCGGCAAGCGCTGGCGAGTGTGTCTTGGGAAACCCGCCTAACCCAGTGGCTACACAGTTTGCTAATGGAGAACCTTCCACCGTGCTACCTGGCCATCTATATCGACATTCTGCAAACACTGCACGCCAAGCTTCCGATGCTGGTAAACAAAATGGTATTCTGCAATCCGCACAACATCGGACCGGATCTGCTCGGGCCCGTCTTGAAGAAACCTTGGGAACCGATCGTGGCCCACAAGAACCGTAAGCTTCCGGGGCAACCGTACATTGTGGTGGTGCCATCGGTACCGCAATTCTCGCAACCAACTGCCCGGCAGCAGAAGTGGTTCAGTTTGTTCGCCACCATGGCTTCGGTTATACCGATCCAAACGCCACCGATCAAGGGAAGCATCGAAAAGCAAACCCTACAGAGTTTGGCGGAAAATATGGTGGCCACAACGCGCACGAAAATACAGCAGGTGCGTACCGGGGCGCCAAATAGGTCGATTATACTCGTCGGCTTCGACGCCGGCGCTGCCCTGGCCATTCAGATTGGCCTGGTAGAAACGGTTAGTTGCGTCATTTGTTTGGGATTCTCCTACAACACGTACAATGGAGTGCGTGGCGCTCCGGACGATCACATCGTGGACATCACCTCGCCCGTCATGTTTGTCATTGGGCAGAACTCCGCACGATCAAG CCAGGAGGAAATTGAAATGTTAAGAAGTCGCATGCTCGCCCAAACATCGTTGGTTGTTGTCGGCTCGGCCGACGAGTGCCTACGGGTGTCCAAGACCAAGCGCAAAATCGATGGCGTCACCCAGtcgatggtggaaaatatgGTCGCTGATGAGATAGCAGAGTTCGCCACGAACTGCTTACTTAGTCCACCGAGGCAGAAGAAAACCGGCCTACCGGAACCAGCTTCGAACGGACCGCTATCGTCGAGTAATGTGTTGGTGCCACTGAATGATGTAGAGTCGTCGGTGCCACGTAAACGAAAAACCACCACGGATGTGCGGAAAAGTAGCGTAAAGCAGTCTCGACAATCGTCCAGTCGGACGGCACCGAAGCCCTTGGAATCACAGCAGGCACAGGAAGCCTTGGACATTGCTATACAGAGCATTTTGCCGAGCACACCCGAGAAGCAGGTTGTGCCATCAGTAAAAAAGACTTCCCCGATTATTGCAGCCACATCGGAGGATCGTGCCGATCAGACGATCAAGTATGAGATGCACGCTTCCGGTGCACAGATCGTATCGGGCCTGGCCAGCACACCGATTCCATTGCCTGCACTCAAGCGAGATACCTCTCAAACGACGGGCAATGTGAACGTGAAGCTGATTTCAAATCAACTGATTCAGCTGAAACCGAACACGGGAACCACACAAAAGTTCTACTCAGTGAAATCGACCCATAAGCCCGTCGTCTCGGTCATCGGCAACAGTGGAAACGTCGGCTCGGTATCCGATAACATCACCTTCAGTCCACCGAAGTTTACCATCGTGCGTGGCCCCGAGTCCGAGCAAAGTGTCGAtgatcagcagcagcactcaTCCCCAATTAAGTCTCCCGGTAATGATCTGTCCCAGACGAACATTTTCGACCTACCGATTGTGTTTGCCGACAACGAAGGTGACAACGAACCACCGGCACCGGTGGCGAGCATTACCGTGGTTGGAGGATCCCCCACCACGGCTGGTACTTCCGCCGAACCGCAGGTGACAACGATACAAGCGCCACGCTTGGTAACTTTACAAGGAGCAAGTGCCGGTACCTCGGCAGTTCTCGGAAAATCCAACAAGATCGTGCTGGTAAACAAAGGTAGCCTGAAACCGGTCGACGGAACTGTGACGTTTCCGTACGTGAGTGGGACAAAACTTAATCTGCCCCTTGGCACAGCAACCAGCACCGGTACGGTTGGCACGATAGTCTCGAGCGGTAGCAACACCGGGGTAAAGTACACGAAGCTCTTGCTAACGAAACCACTGACGCCCGCCACCGGTACCATTTCCTCGGGGGTGGTGAAAAATTTGGGTGAACTTTTTTCCCGCGGTAAGGTTGAATTCATCAACAGTTCCGGCGTGAAGCAAACCGGTACCCCGGTCACCATGCAACAGGGCAAATATCAACCCATTGTCATTAGTACGACGGGAGGCAATAATTTGTCGCAAACTGGAGTCACCGCACAACCGGAAGGCAGCATCATAACCACCAGCACTGGTGGCAACAAGATTGTTATCAAAACCAGTCCGGCTTCAGTATCGGCTG TGCGCCAGTTAAACAGAGCCCAGCAACAATGGAAGACGGGGGcgatgataaatgatttcATCCAAAACTAA
- the LOC131287861 gene encoding DNA-directed RNA polymerase III subunit RPC4, which translates to MEPPTRIKQEPGIKTDYMVNTNSIIPNTAGSMDVAVKTERLQSFRMPRDLTLTNGRATKPPANKKVYTPNLNAVRNKNTDVKTASTGPKSRVKTDRSKNDKDLKNRKASLIQTSGIFSDGLAQRAPTRASKYDRSGSSKEPGESIRKPVFARTETKMDWEDEKKRLKHLYDDEEDDVADIDRKMEIGLKLPVKLESDDYKAKPEVKTEIIDDARLDPFTLAESLVSNPASNNIFLLQLPDALPGKCDSGEKQTVNGHEIKTEAPQAATTEEAPQYCTVRDLDEGCVGKIIRYRSGKVKLMLGKILFDISLGMDTGFLQELVSINVNQTERSGNIINISTIKAKLNASPDWEYLFKNST; encoded by the exons ATGGAGCCCCCAACCCGCATCAAACAGGAACCCGGAATCAAAACGGATTACATGGTAAACACGAACAGTATAATCCCCAACACTGCGGGATCGATGGACGTAGCTGTGAAAACGGAGCGACTGCAATCCTTCCGAATGCCTCGGGACCTTACGCTTACCAATGGACGTGCGACGAAACCTCCGGCAAACAAAAAGGTGTACACGCCCAATTTAAATGCAGTGCGCAACAAAAATAC TGATGTTAAGACCGCATCTACCGGCCCTAAGAGCAGAGTCAAGACTGATCGTAGTAAAAACGATAAGGACTTAAAAAACCGAAAAGCTTccctcatccaaacatcaGGAATCTTTTCGGATGGTTTAGCACAACGAGCACCGACTCGGGCATCGAAATATG ACCGATCAGGTTCTTCCAAAGAACCGGGCGAATCGATTAGGAAGCCTGTATTTGCCAGGACGGAAACTAAAATGGATTGGGAAGATGAGAAGAAAAGGTTGAAACATTTGTACGACGATGAGGAGGATGATGTCGCTGATATCGATAGAAAAATGGAGATTGGTTTGAAATTACCAGTCAAGCTTGAAAGTG ATGATTACAAAGCCAAACCGGAAGTTAAAACTGAAATCATTGATGACGCGAGACTAGATCCATTTACTTTGGCCGAGTCACTGGTATCGAACCCGGCATCAAACAACATATTTCTTCTGCAACTACCGGATGCATTGCCTGGGAAGTGCGATAGCGGGGAGAAGCAAACGGTAAACGGGCACGAAATCAAAACAGAAGCACCACAAGCGGCTACCACCGAAGAAGCTCCACAGTACTGTACGGTGCGTGATCTTGACGAAGGTTGTGTTGGTAAAATTATACGTTATCGGTCAGGAAAGGTGAAACTTATGCTAGGGAAAATACTGTTTGATATCAGTCTTGGAATGGACACGGGATTTCTGCAGGAATTGGTTTCGATCAACGTTAATCAAACAGAACGCAGCGGAAACATAATTAACATCAGTACCATTAAAGCTAAGCTGAATGCATCCCCGGATTGGGAATATTTATTTAAGAACTCTACGTGA
- the LOC131287862 gene encoding small ribosomal subunit protein mS26: protein MASLVAAFSGVFTKPRALALLQYTTVRYRRKPRWLGTAKSKLFRVPERRKQIEEEVEELKRLHNNYRTQMKAVRNFLRDEVEAYKLVSRAGLVLQTPEEEEAEWQDALRRNDEWNQQTAAEREERLTAERAARKEFILERLVLKEQREMSKQEEVEAKVRAEKEQSKTFITRENIDKAIELALVQPTSYNFALDRDGNIHRANNSSTTDNIQPY, encoded by the coding sequence ATGGCTAGTTTAGTGGCGGCATTTTCCGGTGTTTTCACAAAACCCCGTGCACTAGCCCTTCTGCAGTACACAACTGTGCGATACCGGCGAAAACCACGATGGTTAGGGACGGCCAAGAGCAAATTGTTCCGTGTTCCAGAGCGCAGGAAACAGATCGAGGAAGAGGTCGAAGAACTGAAGCGGTTGCACAATAACTATCGCACGCAGATGAAAGCGGTCAGAAATTTCCTACGCGATGAAGTTGAAGCGTACAAGCTGGTCTCTCGAGCTGGTTTGGTGCTTCAAACTCCGGAAGAGGAAGAGGCCGAATGGCAGGACGCTTTGCGAAGGAACGACGAATGGAACCAACAGACCGCTGCCGAACGCGAGGAACGCCTGACTGCCGAACGCGCTGCACGGAAGGAATTCATTCTAGAGCGGTTAGTGCTAAAAGAGCAACGGGAAATGTCCAAACAGGAAGAGGTTGAAGCGAAAGTGCGTGCCGAAAAGGAGCAATCAAAGACGTTCATTACGCGTGAGAATATCGATAAAGCGATCGAGTTGGCATTGGTTCAACCGACAAGCTACAACTTCGCATTGGATCGAGATGGAAACATTCACCGTGCAAACAATTCTTCAACTACAGATAATATTCAACCCTACTGA
- the LOC131287860 gene encoding V-type proton ATPase catalytic subunit A: MSNLKKISDEDRESKFGYVFAVSGPVVTAERMSGSAMYELVRVGYYELVGEIIRLEGDMATIQVYEETSGVTVGDPVLRTGKPLSVELGPGIMGSIFDGIQRPLKDINEMTSSIYIPKGINVPCLSRTQSWSFNPLNVKVGSHITGGDLYGLVHENTLVKHKLMVPPRAKGTVKYIAPPGNYTVDDVILETEFDGESSKFTMLQVWPVRQPRPVTEKLPANHPLLTGQRVLDSLFPCVQGGTTAIPGAFGCGKTVISQSLSKYSNSDVIVYVGCGERGNEMSEVLRDFPELSVEIDGVTESIMKRTALVANTSNMPVAAREASIYTGITLSEYFRDMGYNVSMMADSTSRWAEALREISGRLAEMPADSGYPAYLGARLASFYERAGRVKCLGNPEREGSVSIVGAVSPPGGDFSDPVTSATLGIVQVFWGLDKKLAQRKHFPSINWLISYSKYMRALDDFYDKNFPEFVPLRTKVKEILQEEEDLSEIVQLVGKASLAETDKITLEVAKLLKDDFLQQNSYSAYDRFCPFYKTVGMLKNMIGFYDMARHAVETTAQSENKITWNVIRDAMGNILYQLSSMKFKDPVKDGEPKIKADFDQLYEDMQQAFRNLED, translated from the exons ATGTCGAATCTTAAGAAAATCAGCGATGAGGACCGCGAGTCCAAATTCGGATACGTCTTCGCCGTATCTGGTCCTG TCGTGACGGCGGAACGTATGTCCGGATCGGCTATGTACGAGCTGGTACGTGTCGGTTACTACGAGCTGGTGGGTGAGATTATCCGATTGGAAGGCGACATGGCAACCATCCAGGTATACGAGGAAACATCGGGTGTCACCGTCGGTGATCCCGTCCTGCGTACCGGCAAGCCACTGTCCGTGGAACTTGGACCAG GTATCATGGGAAGCATCTTCGACGGTATCCAGCGTCCCCTGAAGGACATTAACGAGATGACCAGCTCGATCTACATTCCGAAGGGTATCAACGTGCCGTGTCTGTCGCGTACGCAGAGCTGGAGCTTCAACCCGCTGAACGTGAAGGTTGGCTCGCACATTACCGGTGGAGATCTGTACGGTCTCGTGCACGAGAACACGCTCGTCAAGCACAAACTGATGGTGCCGCCCCGCGCCAAGGGTACGGTCAAGTACATCGCACCGCCCGGCAACTACACCGTCGACGATGTGATCCTGGAGACCGAGTTCGATGGTGAGAGCAGCAAATTCACCATGTTGCAGGTGTGGCCAGTACGTCAGCCGCGTCCAGTGACGGAGAAGCTGCCAGCGAACCATCCGCTGCTGACTGGTCAGCGTGTGCTGGATTCGCTGTTCCCTTGCGTCCAGGGTGGAACCACCGCCATTCCCGGTGCTTTCGGTTGCGGCAAGACTGTCATCTCGCAGTCGCTCTCGAAGTACTCCAACTCGGACGTCATCGTGTACGTCGGTTGCGGTGAGCGTGGTAACGAGATGTCTGAGGTACTGCGTGATTTCCCCGAGCTGTCCGTCGAGATCGATGGTGTGACTGAGTCCATCATGAAGCGTACCGCGCTGGTAGCCAACACCTCCAACATGCCTGTTGCTGCCCGTGAAGCTTCCATCTATACCGGTATCACCCTGTCGGAGTACTTCCGTGACATGGGCTACAACGTGTCCATGATGGCTGATTCCACCTCCCGTTGGGCCGAAGCTCTGCGAGAAATTTCCGGTCGTCTGGCTGAGATGCCGGCCGATTCCGGCTACCCAGCTTACCTCGGTGCCCGTCTGGCTTCCTTCTACGAGCGCGCCGGTCGCGTCAAGTGTCTCGGTAATCCGGAGCGTGAGGGTTCGGTTTCGATCGTCGGTGCCGTCTCACCGCCCGGTGGTGATTTCTCCGATCCCGTCACTTCCGCCACACTCGGTATCGTGCAGGTGTTCTGGGGTTTGGACAAGAAACTGGCCCAGCGTAAGCACTTCCCGTCGATCAACTGGTTGATCTCTTACAG caaGTACATGCGCGCCCTTGATGACTTCTACGACAAGAACTTCCCCGAGTTCGTGCCGCTGCGTACCAAGGTCAAGGAGATCCTGCAGGAGGAGGAAGATTTGTCCGAAATTGTGCAGCTCGTCGGTAAGGCTTCGCTCGCCGAAACGGACAAGATCACCCTTGAGGTTGCCAAGCTGCTGAAGGACGATTTCCTGCAGCAGAACTCGTACTCGGCGTATGATCGCTTCTGTCCGTTCTACAAGACAGTCGGTATGCTGAAGAACATGATCGGCTTCTACGATATGGCTCGCCATGCCGTGGAAACGACTGCACAGTCCGAGAACAAGATCACCTGGAACGTGATTCGTGACGCGATGGGCAACATCCTGTACCAGCTGTCGTCGATGAAGTTCAAG GACCCCGTGAAAGACGGTGAACCGAAGATTAAGGCCGATTTCGATCAGCTGTACGAAGACATGCAGCAGGCATTCCGTAACCTAGAGGATTAA